From the genome of Ananas comosus cultivar F153 linkage group 18, ASM154086v1, whole genome shotgun sequence, one region includes:
- the LOC109724197 gene encoding histone H2A-like: MEGGGGGGGKVKKGGRRGGGGGPRKKAVSRSVKAGLQFPVGRIGRYLKKGRYAQRVGTGAPVYLAAVLEYLAAEVLELAGNAARDNKKNRIIPRHVLLAIRNDEELGKLLAGVTIAHGGVLPNINPVLLPKKTDKAAKEPKSPSKPASTKSPKKP; the protein is encoded by the exons ATggaggggggcggcggcggcggcgggaagGTGAAGAAGGGCGGTCggaggggcggcggaggagggccgAGGAAGAAGGCGGTGTCGCGGTCGGTGAAGGCGGGGCTGCAGTTCCCCGTGGGTCGCATCGGCCGCTACCTCAAGAAGGGCCGCTACGCCCAGCGCGTCGGCACCGGCGCCCCCGTCTACCTCGCCGCCGTCCTCGAATACCTCGCCGCCGAG GTTTTGGAGTTGGCCGGGAATGCGGCGCGGGACAACAAGAAGAACCGGATCATACCGCGGCACGTGCTGCTGGCGATCCGGAACGACGAGGAGCTGGGGAAGCTGCTGGCCGGGGTGACGATCGCGCACGGAGGCGTGCTTCCCAACATCAACCCCGTGCTGCTCCCCAAGAAGACCGACAAGGCCGCCAAGGAGCCCAAGTCCCCGTCCAAGCCCGCTTCTACCAAGTCTCCCAAGAAGCCTTAA